In the genome of Candidatus Latescibacter sp., the window GGTGATGACAAAGCCCGTAAAGCTATGCTCACCCTTTTTGCAGTAATCGGCAGCAACAGCGCCCTGACCGCAGAGTACCGGAAACGGCTGGCTATGGAGGTGTTTTGAAATCTGAAATCTGAAATGTGAAATCTGAAATCTGAAACGTGCAAAAGGCTGGTGAAAAGTCGTCTCATTCCTAGTCTTTTCCTTTGTGCCTCTGTGCCTTTGCCCCTTTCTTCTACCTTAACCCTTTTCCTTACGAATCTCCCACATCTGGTGTTGCCACAACGCATATCGCAATATCCCCGGCTCCGCCATCTTTAAGCGTACGGGTACATTCGGCAAGCGTCGAACCGGTTGTTAAAACATCGTCGATCAGGATGACCGGGCGGTCACGGAGCGCGGTTTCGCCCGAGAAAGCAAACGCGCCCTGTACGTTACGGCGGCGTTCTTCCTGTCCGAGCGCGGTCTGTGTTCCGGTATATACTCGCCGCGAAAGGAGCGTTTCTCCGATTTCATGCCCTGTGAATGAGGCAAAACCTTCCGCAATTTTCAGGCTCTGATTGTAGCCGCGCTCTTTCAGTTTAAGCGGGTGCAGGGGAACAGGAACCAGGAGCGCGGAGGGATACTTTGAAAAGCGCGCCCAGGATTTCCTGGCCATCAGATTGCCCATGAGGTAAGCGACAGAGGGCATGCCGTGGTATTTGAAAGCATGGACGAGGGTACGGCAGGTTTCATGGTAGGGCAGGAGCACCGCTATCTCCACGGCCTGTTCGATTATGCGTGCAGGCGGGGAATATTCGAGCGCGCAGGCATAGACTGAATCATGGCAATCCCGGCAGAGCTTTTCATGGCCAGAGAGTCCCGCCCCGCAGAGAATGCAGGCCGGAGGGAACAGAAAATCGGCCAGCGCCTGCACCATTTCAAGGAGAGCTGGCCAAGCCTGCATCCTTTACCTCATGGCCATGACTGTTTCGATGCCCACGAACCGGTGACGTACAAATCCGGTAGTACCTGTGGGATCTTTCGGGGTAAAAGTATACCGTGTATCCCAGACAATGCTCAATGAAGGGGAGAGAGCGATGCCGATCCGTGTTCCATAGAGTGTATTCGCGGTAATATCGATAACCTTATGCTCGCTGTCCACGTAGGTATTGTAGAAGTATGCTTCGGCCACCGAAATCTTGGGAATATGGGAAAGGATGCCGTTGAGGATTTCTACCTTTCCGGTCAAGTCCTGATATTTCTTGCCGCCGGACATGGTCTGATAGGTAGCCTGTGCGCTGAAAAAATTGGAGAAGTTATAGCGCGCCAGCCCGTACACGCCGTTCAGGGTTACATCCGGAAGAGTCATGAGTTTGGTAAAGATTTGTCCCCCGATCAGTGCCACCCGTACGTTCTCATAGAGGTTGTCGAAGTAATTGGGACGGAAACGTCCGGCAAAGTGGCGGTATTCGATCCTTCCCCGGAAACCTCCGGCTGTCGCCTGGAAACCCGGAACTGCTATTCCCCAGCCCCCGGAATAAATTTTAGCATACTGGCCGTAAAGGTCCAGGTGCAGCGGCCCCTCCAGGAGGGGAATGCCCGCATCGAATCCATATACGGAAACACCGTTCCGATCGTTCTTCACATTGATAAGTACAGCCCGTTTGGGATGGTTAAAACCCTTGTTAGTGCCGTCAGTCCACCAGTAATCGGTAAGATTATTACCGTCGGCGTCAGGATCGACGAAAGCGGTGTCCCCGGGAGCGGCGCGGGTATAATCGGTAAGGCCGTCATGGTCGGTATCCAGCCAAAGCTTGGAGTCGTTAGGGAACCCGTCTTCGAAATCCGGGTAGCCGTCATTATCGGAATCCTTCAATCCGGCATACTGGTTGACATCCCGGACAAAGGTGGCCCCTATGGTCATCCGGTCAAACAGGGGAAACCCCGATGGTTTGAACGGCCTGGCCGATACACGCCCCCCTACCACCGCGCCCTTGTTTTTAAAATCGCCTAGCGAATTCACCATTCCCTGGATCCCCAGGCCGAAAGTGCCCACATTCTCCAGTCCGAATACGACGCCAAGTTTTTTATCGCCGGGATAGTTGAGCGTGTTACGGTATCCGTCCATGATAAGCCCGTAGCCGAGAGTGACAGCATCGAGCGCTCCCACCCGCAGATACACCGGATCCTGGGGTTTCCCGTACCGGACATAGTAAATTTTACGCAGGATGGTGTCGATTGTTTGATTACGGTTGGAAAAATCCCAGCCCTCCTTGGAAATCTTCCCGGTATTGTCAAGGAAAAGCTCCAGGTCCAGACCGATTCCTACAGGGCCGATGGGGATATCCGGACGGAAGGAGAAGCGCTGCCATTGGGTATCGCCGATGGTCACCGTACCGTAGCCGGCCTGAATGGTTGCTTTATCAGAAGTCGCTTCTTGAGCAAAAGGTGACGACGCGAAAGAGAACAGCATCACTGCAAGGAATGAAAAGAACCGTAACATGAGATCCCCCTTCTTAACAGCATTCCTGTTAATATGGTTAGAGGGCAGGTATGTGGCCTGCCCCTGTATCAGTTTTTGCTCAGTAACCGGTAGGCGAATGGAAGGCTCATGAGTAAGTCCTTCCCCGCTACATAGATCACCTTGGGAAGAGAACAGATAAATCGAAATATATTTCTGTTTTGGATACGGTCCATGGTCAGTTTCCAGTAATTGGTGATTTTACGGCGGCGGGCGACCTGTTTCAGAGAAAATTCCTCGACCATCTGAATATTCTTGGCGAGATAGGTGGTAAGGGATGTCATTTTGCGGTTATACTGTTCGCTGATGTTCATTTTATCCAGTTGTGTGTTCATTTCTGCAATAAGACTGGTAAATTTATGCCTGGCCTTGCCTCGCAAGCCGGTGGGGACATGATATTGTTGAATCCTCTCCTTCAGTGTGGTAACAGCGGCTGTCATCTCTTCATTCCATCGCGGATAGGGAATGCTGAAATCAATTGCGGAAATGCGATTTTTTACATCGGTGAGAGAGTTGGAAAAGTCGGCTACAAATTTGAAAGTCGGGTCTTCGGGCTTACG includes:
- a CDS encoding ComF family protein; the protein is MQAWPALLEMVQALADFLFPPACILCGAGLSGHEKLCRDCHDSVYACALEYSPPARIIEQAVEIAVLLPYHETCRTLVHAFKYHGMPSVAYLMGNLMARKSWARFSKYPSALLVPVPLHPLKLKERGYNQSLKIAEGFASFTGHEIGETLLSRRVYTGTQTALGQEERRRNVQGAFAFSGETALRDRPVILIDDVLTTGSTLAECTRTLKDGGAGDIAICVVATPDVGDS